The Rhizobium grahamii DNA window CGACCGCCCCATCGATGTTTGGAGGCGATCCGGACAACATGCGGAGGGAGGCACTCGCGTTCATGATGATACCCGATAACGGCTGGTTGACCTCATGTGCAATCGACGCGGCCATTGTGCTCAGGCTCATCACCCTGGCCAGTTGCGCCAGTTCGGAACGCAGCTTGTCGCGCGCCAATTCCGCTATCCTTTGCGCCGAAACATCCTGCACGGCGCCGATGCATTCGTTCGAACCGTCAAGATGCCTGATTATGCGCCCAACCACCCGGACGTGCTTCACCTGCCCATCGACGAAGAGCCGAATTTCATAATCCGGGTTGTCGCCACCCTGCCTGACTTCAGCCATCTGGGCTGCGAGCAGAGGCAAATCTTCTTCATAGACCCTTTGGCCAATTCCATCGAAATCTACGACCTTTCCGGGTTCGAAGCCGAAGATGCGGTTAAGCTCGTCCGAGAAGGTGATCTCGTCGGTCTCAACCTTCCACGAGAACGTTCCCGTACGGCTAATTCGTTGTCCCTCGCTTAGCAGGACGTCGCTTCGCCGCAGATTTTCTTCGGCGATTTTCCTTTCGGTGATGTCGGCGACCGCACCGATAAACTCCGGATTTGCCGGGTCAGCACCGATGTTCTGTAGAACCACATGGACATACTTTATGGCCCCGTCGGACATGATAAGTCGGTGCTCGAGGTCCACATTCTGACCGTAGTTCATCGCGTTCGAGATCAAGTCCCGCACGATCGACAAATCTTCCGGATGGCAGCGATCGAACATCATTTCCACGGTCGGCGAAGTACCCACCGCTTGCCCCGCCACACGGTATGCCTCGTCGGACCAATAGATTTCTCCGGTAGCGGGCCTCCACCACACACTCCCTGTCACCGTCAGCCGCTGGGCCTGCGTCATCAATGCCGCGCTCCGGCGCAACTCTTCCTCAACCCGCCTACGATCGTCGATGTCAGTGTTGGTGCCGTACCATCGAACGACGGATCCATCCTCGCCATGCACGGGATTGGCGCGGAACAGGAACCATCGGTATTGTCCATCCCATCGCCGGAGCCTAGCCTCGGTTTCTCCGGGTGCACCGGAAGCGAGTAATCGCGTCCAGACGCTTTGGAGCCGTCCCGAATCCTCGGGATGCAGGGCCGCTGCCCATCCCCATCCCGCAGCTTGCTCGGTCGTTATCCCTAGATACGTCAGGAAGTGTGCATTGAAGAAATCTGCCCGGCCGTCCGGAAGCGTCGACCACGCCATCACCGGTATCGCGTCTACAACCTTATTGAGCTCACGGGCTGCGGCCGCGCGGGTGTCTTCGCGGACTCTGAATGCCTCGGCGACCGCGATGGCAGCCTGACTGGCGGCAACGTGCACGACGATCCGATCCTGCTCGCTTGGAAACGAAGGCAGGCTCGATCCGGCAACAAGAACACCAATTTTCCCTTGGATGCCGAGTTTTTCAGTGAGCAATCTGAAGGTGGATCCGCCCCTCTCAAACTCGGCGTGGTGAGGCCAATCGCCGACGCTCGTTCCGAAGGCCGCTAACAAATTTGCGAGAAGGGTGGAGGGGGCACGGACATCAGTGTCGCTAAATCGCCCCATCAGCATTTCGGGCTGATCCCCATGTCTGTCGACTCTAAGCAGCAAGAAGTCGACGTCTAGGATCGCCCGCAGTGCATCAAGCAGGGTGCCGGCAATGCCATCTACGTCACCCCCAGCCCACGTTGCCGGAAGTGCCGTGATGCTGAGAATATCGTTCATGCAACGTCGGAGCCTATCGTTCTCAGACGCCACCACGATCATGTCCGGCATGTCATTCAGCAGCGACCGACTGCTCCTCTTTTCCGGAACGCCTTGCACGCAACTCCTTCAGAAACTGCGCTGGCGGGATAAAGAAAGGGTTCTCCCTGAGGATGCCACCGATCACGACAAGCGGATGTGTCCGCAATATATCCACGATCGTGTCACCGCCGAATTTGGCAAGGTCATAGACGCAGATCACGACGTCGTCGTGCTGGCTCCAGAGGTCGTTGACCCGAGATTCAAATTCGATGAGATCTTGCAGATGCGCCTGCCCATCGGCTGCCCAATCCATATCGCAGACGATACGGCTTAGGGGATATTTCGCATCGGCGTTGCCGCTCGCCAGCGCCGTGAATGCCTCCACCATACGGTCCTGTTCAAATCGTCCGTTCTGGAGATAGGTGTCGACCGTGCTGCGGATTTCGAGCTGTCCAGAACGTTGCGACGCCTCTGTGTCGATCCCTTCACAACGCAAACGCGCGATGTGTTCTTCGCGCTTGTCTGCGCCGACCAGGTGGATGGCCCTGTGATCACATTGAAATCCATCGCATATGAAGGGGGCAAGAACGTCGAAGGCGTTTTCGGCGCCATTGAAGAATGCACACACGTGCCGATGGGTTCCAAGGCTGGCGCCCGCAAAGCGGATAGTGTCGGGGAGCGCCTTTGTCACGCGACCCCGCTTGGACGTGCTGATCTTGTCTGGTTGTTATCCTTCATCCGCACGCCATTCCAATCCATGGGCGTGAAAGCTGCATTATGGGCTTTCGGCTGTCTATTGTCCAATGGTGTTGGATGCGGAGTGATACGACGTCTGGCTGCCGCTGCCCCGAAGCTAATGCGCCGGCTACGGCGATCACGCGCGCGCAAAGGGTCGAGGAAGGCGACCGTGATCTCGCGGAATCGGCAAAACGAGTGCACCGGCCCGCGAGTTGAGGCTCAGGTCGGCAACGTCGATCCGGCTTGCTCGGCGAGCATATATTCCGAATACCAATCCGGCCAGTTCTCGTCGTGGTTCCCGCCAGTCCGCTTCTCGTGCTCACCGTGAGCGGTGGCGGCTCGGCGAAGGGCGCCTGCGAGATCTGTGGCAGACGTATAGGCCGCTCCCTTTGCATCGATGCGGCCCGGGAGGCGCGTCGTCACCTCTTGAAAGACCCAGCCGTTCCCGTCCGGATCGCTGAACGAGGCGAAGGAGCCATAGCTGGCGCGTGACGGATGCGGGCCGGCCAGTCGACCCTCGGTCCCGCGGCGATGAAAGAGCCCGCCGGCATCATGGAAGACGCCACTCATTTCAGCGCCGCGCGAGGCCAGGGCGGCATGAGCCAATTCAATGTCGGATACGATCAGATGAAGTCCTTGTGCCGAACCCGGCTGAGCGGAAGTGATCTTCGATCCGAAAATGACCGAGCAGGGGGATCCCGGAGGCGTGACCTGCACCACTCGGAAGCCGTCGTTTCCAGATACGTCCGCGTCGAGCCGCCACCCGAGACCGGTGTAGAACGATTTGGCGCGGTCGACGTCGGAGACCGGAATGACAATGACTTCGAGCTTCATGTCGACGTTGCCCTCTACCGTCGTCGTGGCTCTGACGCTTTCCTGAATCGTCATTTCGCTTCCCCTTGAATTCGGCGACACCTGCCGCGACGGGGGAGACGATGCACTCGCGCCGATCGGCTGTCCATTATCCGATGGTGTCGACTGCTGGCCCATTTCGCCCAATCCATAAGTATCGCCGATACCATCGTGCAATAGCGTCTGAGCCACTACCTGGCGAACCCTAAACCGCTGTCTGACAACTGCCAAATTCCTGACGACCCTCAGCTCGTTTCATCCGATGAACAAAAAGGGAGACCTGCAATGACCATCACCGGCAAAGGCACTGCGCTTATCACGGGCGCGTCGTCTGGACTTGGAGCGATCTATGCTGACCGCCTCGCACGCCGAGGCTACGACCTCGTGCTGGTGGCTCGGAACCAGGACGCTCTGAATAGAGTTGCAAAGAACTTGTCGAGTTCCACCGGACGGAATGTCACTACCGTCCGCGCCGACCTCGAACAGCGGAACGATTTGCTCAAGGTCGAAGGAATTCTTCGAAGCGATCCGACTATAACGATGCTCGTCAACAACGCAGGCGTCGGCGCCGTCGAGCCGCTTCTCATGTCTGATGTTGAAGCCATGGAGCGGATGATCAAGGTCAACGTCACCGCGCTGACGCGTCTCGTCTACGCAGTGGCTCCATCGTTTGTCGCCCGCGACAACGGCACCATCGTCAACATGGCCTCGGCACTGGGGATCGCGCCGGAGATTCTCAACGGCGTTTACGGTGCGACCAAGGCGTTCGTCATCGCCTTGACCTTCTCACTGCAGAAGGAGTTGGCTGAGAAAAACATCAGGATCCAGGCTGTGCTCCCAGGCGCAGTGGGAACACCGTTCTGGGATGCCTCGGGCGGATCTCTGGATCGGCTCCCAAGCAACATTGTGATGAAGCCCGACGATACGGTCGATGCTGCTCTTGCGGGGCTGGACATGGGCGAGTTGATCACGCTGCCATCCGTGCCTGACGAAGACGATTGGAATGCCTATGAGGCGGCACGTCAAAAGCTGATGCCGAATCTGTCACGTAGTGTTCCGGCTTCTCGGTATGGCATTCCGACGGCGGCGCACTAGCTGCGGTCGTGAGTGGTGACTGTCGTGTTGCAAGCTTCATTTTCATGTATGGCAGGGAAGCCGAAAAAACCGTGACATTTGAGGGTAATCCAATGACTGACCACGATCCTTTGCGCAGCCTTCCTCGCGAGCGACTGATGAAGGGGCCGACTCCAATCCAGCGCCTGGCGCGTCTTGAAGAGGTCCTGGGCGAGCGCAGCCGCGGCGTATCGATATGGGCGAAGAGAGACGATCTCATGGAGCTCGGCGGCGGCGGCAACAAGGTCCGCAAGCTCGAGTTTCTCATAGGGCAGGCGAAGGCGGAGGGTTGTGACACTCTCGTTGTCACAGGGGGCGTTCAGTCCAACTTTGCGAGATTGGCGGCGGCCGCTTGCGCGAGGACTGGCCTCGCTTGTGAGTTGGTGCTAGCCCAGATGGTCCCTCGCAACACCGAAATCTACCAGGCTAACGGCAACGTCCTGCTCGACCGATTGTTCGGGGCGCGCATTCACATCCTGAACCCTGGCGAGGATGCGGCCGGGTTTGCGGCGCTCCGGGTGGCGGAGATCGGCGAAACCGGCAGGAAGGCATTCATGGCGCCCCTCGGCGGCTCAACGACAGTCGGTTGCCTGGGCTATGTGGACTGCGCTTTCGAGCTTGCTCGACAATCGACTGAGATCGGTGTCACGTTTGACCAGATCGTCATTCCAAATGGAAGCGGCGGGATGCATGCCGGCTTGGCCGCCGGTCTGGTGATCGCGGGTTCCCACCCCTCTCGGATTGCCGCACACACGGTGCTTTCGCCGGCGGAGAAGTGCTTGACCGCAACAGCGGAAAAGATCGACGCGGTTCTGAAGTTCCTGTCGATCGATGCAAGAGTGGCTCCGGCCGATCTTCGGATCAGCGAAGCGCAACTTGGAGAAGGGTACGGGATGCCGACGAGCAGCATGATCGAGGCGGTCGAGCTTCTTGCCAGATCCGAGGGTCTGCTTGTTGACCCAGTCTACGGCGGCAAGGCTTTCGCTGGTTTGCTGTCCGACATCGAAAGCGGAGCAATTGCGCCGCAATCCAACGTTCTCTTCATCATGACCGGTGGTTCTCCCGGTCTTTACGCCTACGCCGACGTTCTCACCGCAAAGTAGTTGCCAACCGACCCCCATGACCAACAAAGAGGTTCGCATGTCTAGGAAACCGAAAATTGCCCTCATCATTGGCTCCACGCGCCCGACCCGGTTCGCCGATAAGCCGGCACAATGGATGCTGAAGCAGGCCCGGCAACGTGGCGATATCGACGTCGAGGTTGTCGATCTCCGCGATCATCCGCTGCCGTTCTTCGATGAGGTGGCTTCGAACGCATGGGCGCCGAGCAAGAGCGCCGAGGCCGTCCGCTGGCAGGAGACCGTGGGCCGCTACGACGGCTACATCTTCGTGGTTTCGGAATACAATCGCTCGATCACTGGCGTTCTCAAGAATGCGCTCGACCAGGCCTATGTCGAATGGGGCCGCAAGCCCTTCACTGCCATCGCTTACGGAAGCATGGGCGGTGCACGGGCACTCGAACATCTGCGCGGTATCGGCGTCGAACTCCAGATGGTTTCAACGCATGCCGCAGTGCACATCGGCGCCGGCGATTTCTTCGCGACGTCTCCGCTCGGCGGCAACAAGCCGATCGAGGAGATCGAGGCCAACCTTCTGCCTTCGGCGAAGACTGCGCTCGATGAGTTGGTCTGGTGGGCGAAGGCCACCATGGCGGCGAAGTCAGCGGCCGCATAAGCATTCCAAGAGCAAGTAGCTTTCGCTAAAAAAGTCTAGCGAAAGCTACCGTTAGTCTGAATGAGGCTCTCTCGACCCAAGGCGGCCGGTGGCCCATTGCTTCACGAAAATCAACGCGATTGAGCAGTAGGCGGCGCTTTTGCACGCCGCGAACCTATCACCATCGTGGTGGATGAGATCTTCTCTCGGTTCCGCGAGATCGGTCACCGCCTGCAATGGCCTGGTTCATTGCGGTTGCTTGCGCGGCAAGCAGGAAAGGATGACCGTAGCAACGCGATTGTTTAGCGTGTCGGCACCCGCGCAACCTGCCGAACCGATGCGTGGGTGCCGCTTGGCCTACTTCTCAGCCAAGGTTCCGGTATAATGGCCGAGCCGTGTTTCGATGTCCGGGTTGGTCTGCAGCCCATCTCCATCAACCTGCCGATTTTCTGTTGCGCGACGGGTCGCTGCACCGAGGAGATGAATGCATCCCATCCGGCTCCGATCTCAGGATCCGAGGGAAGGCTCGCAAAGTCGACGAGGCGCTTGGTGTCGGCGATGGCCTGGCGGTCGAATCCGGAGATGCGAGTGGCCAGCGCATCGACGAACGGGTCGAGCTTGTCGTCGTCGAAGGAACGGTTGACGTAGCCGTACTCCTCGGCGAGGTCGCCATTCACGTCGTCGGATCCCAGGAGCACCTCGAGCGCGCGTCCGCGTCCCATCAGCCTGGGGAGCCGGGCCATCGGGCCGCCGCCCGGAACAAAGCCGGAGCCGACCTCCCATTGAGAAAGGATTGCCTTTTGCCTGCTGGCGAACCGCATGTCGCTGGCAAGCGCGAGCTCGCTACCGACGCCCGTCGCCCGGCCGCGGATCAGGGCGATCGAGACGATAGGTGCTTTGCTTATGCGAACCAGCATGTCGGGCAGGGGATGTAACCCCGTGCGCCCCGCGGGAAGGCCGGTCGATTCAGCGAGCGGAGGGGTGAAATTGTAATGGGTCAGGAAGAATCCCGGCACAGCACTGTCGAAGACGACGACCCTAAGATTCGGGTCCGTCTCGATCTCGGCGACTACCTTCTCCATCTGCGGGATGGTTTCCGGACCGAAGATATTGAACGGCGGATTATCGAAGGTCACGCGCCAGTAGCCGGGCGTGCGCTTTTCCACCCGGATTTGCGGGCGTTCGCTTTCGGATTGGGATTTCGCGTCCGCCGGCCGATCGGACTTTTCGGCCACGATTGCCTGTCCGGAGAGCGCGAGTGCGGGAAGCATCAGGAGAGCCGCGGCCGTCAGAAATTTCGATGACATTGCGACTCCAGTCGATCTCGGAGTTCTGATTTTCATAATTGCCTCCATTTGAGCTTGGGAAAGGGGCGTTGCTAGGAGTCGATCTCCAGAACCAGTTCGACTTCGACTGGCATCCCCAGAGGAATACTGGAGACGCCGAGCACGATGCGGGGTGGGATGCGCTTCTCGCCGAAGATGGACAGCAACAGTTCCGAAGCGCCGTCCGCCACTTTCGGATGGTCACGAAAATCGTCCGGTGCCGCGATGTAGACGCCGAGCTTGGCGATCGTTCGTATCCGGTCCAGGGAACCGAGATGCGACCGCGCCGCGGAAAGTCCGCTCAAGCATGCGGTTCTTGCGGCATCGTAACCTTCGGCGATGGACAGTTCCTTGCCGACCCGGCCGATGTACAAGGGCGCGTGCCCGACGACGGGGAGCATCCCGCTGAGAAACAGCAGGGAGCCGATTTGAACCGCCTCGACGTATGCGCCAAACGGCGTTGGAGGAGGGGGGAGGACCAGTGCTGTCTCGCGCATTCTGGCCTCGGCGCTCGGGGCTACCATTTGCCCAGATGTGCGCCGTTGTCGACGTGCAGCACCTCCCCGGTGATGTTGGACGATTCCGTGAGATAGACGACCCCGTCCACAATCTCCTGGACCGCGGTTATCGTGCCCATCGGCGACAGTGAGCGCAGATAGTCCCTGGAGCCGGTGGCATGCAGCGGCGTATCAACGACGCCTGGCGAGACCGCATTCACTCGGATGTTGTCGCTTGCAAATTCCAATGCGAGGCTCTTGGTGATCGCGTTCAGCCCGCCCTTGGTGATCATAGGCAGGGATGCCTTCACGCCGGCGATCGGATGATCGGTCAGCGACGAGGTGATGGTTACGATACTTCCCCCCGACCTCTGCCGGAGCATCTGTCCGACGGCATGCTTCGTGAAGTGGATGAAACCTTCAATGTTGGTGGCAGAGAGCTGACGGAAGTCGTCGATGGTGTATTCGAGAAAGGGTTTGGTGAAGAATACGCCGGCATTGTTCACGAGCGCGTCGAAGGAGCCGAACTGTTCGATAGCTCTTTGCGAAACGCGTTCGGCGGTTTCAGGGTCGCTCACATCGCCATCGACAAGTTCCAGCCTACCGGCGCGATCGAACGACGTCGCCTCGCTGATCCGCCGCGACGTTCCGACTACATTCCAGCCTTTATCGAGGAACGTCTTGACCAGTCCGGCCCCGATGCCTTGCGATGCACCGGTAATTACCACGGTCTTGTGCACACTCATTCGTGCTGCCTCCATTTGCTTGCGCGCGAGCTACCCCAGCCAGCGAAGAGGCGCCGGGGCATCACACTTTAGATTTTCAGGGGCTGCCCCAAGGGGCGCTGTTGGAGACCTTCGCGCCAAGGGCCTGCAGACGCTATTGTACCAAGGTGTCTCCGATACCTTTGGATCAGGCCGAATGTTGAAAGCGAAGGTGACCCGATTGCAGGACGATGGGTTGGGCGAGATTTGCGGTGATATCCGCTACGAGGAGCGCATTTACCTGGCGCGTTTTTTCGAGGACGCGCGGGAATGGGATCGGGAAGAGCGCGAAGCGAGATACCTACGCATGCCTCGGCGTAGGGCCTGCCGGCTCGAGGCGCATCCTCGAAGCGGCGATCGTGAAGGTCCATCGCTAGTGGCAGGAATGCTAGTAGAGTTCTCTGCCATCTTCGATCCGAAGCTTTGCGGCCATGTTCACAAGGTCCGGGAGAGACCGGGCACTCATCTTCCGCATGACCTGGCCACGATGCGCCTTGACGGTGATCTCGCTGATGTCGAGTTCGAAAGCAACCTGCTTGTTCAGAAGTCCCTTCACCACACCGGACATGACTTCGCGCTCCCGCGGGGTCAGGGCATCGTAGCAGGCTTGGAGTCGCATCAATTCTTCTTCGCCGCGAATGAGCGCCTCGCTCTGGGCAAGGGCCGATTGTATCGCCTCAAGCAGCGCCTCGGCGTCGATCGGCTTCGTCAGGAAATCGAGAGCGCCGCCCTTCAGAGCCTTAACGGTCATAGGGACGTCGCCAAAGCCGGAAACGAATATGATCGGTGTTCGGTTGCCGCTCTTGGTGATCATAAATTGAAGATCCAACCCGTTCAGACCGGGCATATTCACGTCCAGGACGAGGCAGCTCGGTCCCGCAGTCGGCGTTGCGGCCAGAAATGCCTGGGCAGAGTCGAAAAGAACCGGGCGGCATCCCGTCGAGCCGATCAGAAGCTCCAGGGATTCTCGAACCGAAATGTCGTCGTCAACCACGAACACCGTCGGCCCGTCCGGGGCGTTCAAAGGCGAGGTAGTCACGTGAGTCATCGCCGAGACCATCCGGTACATTTGCTGCCTCCTTGAAGAGGGCGCCAACCTATCGAGTGCAAAGACTATATCACGAGTGGGCACGGACGATACTGCCCCGATTACTCGTATGCCGCCACCCCTCAACCGGGAGCATGCGCGTTTATGGGCGAAAATCCATTGTACGATGGTATCGGCAGTCCGTGCCACGCTCTCGACGACACCATCGTACAATGGCACGCAGGCCGGCTCTTGAGCATGCTGAAAGGGTCAATCGAGCGTGCTGATGCTGTCCATGGAGTTCGCTTCTGATCGCCAGGGACCGGACAAGACGCCGAACGTCGTCAAATATTTCAAGGAGATAACGATGAGCAAGATCCTGATGGTTCTGACTTCGCATGATCGGCTTGGTGATACGGGCCGAAAGACGGGCTTCTGGCTCGAAGAGTTTGCTGCGCCCTACTATGTCTTCAAGGACGCCGGCGCGAGCATAACCGTGGCTTCGCCGAGAGGTGGGCAACCACCCATCGACCCAAAGAGCGACGAGCCCGGCAACCAGACTGATTCCATGGCCCGGTTCAAGGGCGACAAGGATGCGCAGGCAGTCCTTGCGAACACCGTTCGGCTTGCGACCGTCGATGCCAAGGACTTCGACACGATCTTCTATTCGGGCGGGCATGGCCCGATGTGGGATCTCGTCGAAGACCGGAAGTCGATCTCGCTCATCGAAGAATTCTATGGTTCCGGAAAACCCGTGGCCGCAGTTTGTCACGCGCCGGCCGTCTTTCACCACGTGACCTTCCAGGGGCAACCGCTGGTGAAGGGTAAGCGAGTCACGGGCTTTGCGAACTCTGAAGAAGAAGCGGTTCAACTGACGAAGGTAGTTCCCTTCCTCGTCGAAGATGACCTCAAGGCGCTTGGCGGGCGCTATGAAAAGGTAGGGGATTGGGAAAGCTTCGCCATCGTGGACGGTCGTCTGATCACCGGCCAAAACCCTGCCTCATCGACTGCGGCAGCAAAATCGCTGCTTGGCTTGCTCTGATCCGTGTGAGGCCGAGAAATGCAAACTCATCTCCTCGAGATCGCTGGCGCCGAGCCCAAGGCTGAAGACGGTAGTCCCCTTGATGCCTTGATCGAATTCTACCAAGCGTTCAATGCTGGCGATCTTCACGGCCTTGAAGCCGTCTGGCTTGGAGGAGAAGCCCCAAGCATGGATAACCCCATCGGCGGCATCCGGCGTGGTTGGGGGGAGATCGCGGAAGGTTACTCCAAGCTCTTCAACGGGCCGGCGAACCTCCATGTCACCTTCCATGATTTCACCAGTCAGGGAGGAAACGATTGGCATCTCTTTGTCGGCAGGGAGCGCGGGAGTTGTGTAACCGCAGCCGAAAGGCTCGAAATCGCGTTTCGAACGACGCGCTGGTTCGTCAGGCAAGACAATGGCTGGCGACAACTCCATCATCATGGTTCGGTCGAAGACCCTGATATGCTTCGCGATTATCAACGGCTGATCTTCGGCCGATAGCTCGAAGGAGTGGCGGTGTAGATCGCCGCTCCTTGTGGCACCCCGTCTGAACCGTGGCTTCTTGAAGCCTCCGAACCGGCGAGCGGCCTAAGTTCCGTTCCATTGAGGTGGACCTCGCCTGTCGATCTCACTAGCGTAGGCGTTTGCCACGAACGCGATCGACGGATCGATCCTGTCGCGAGGTTGCCCATCTCTTCGGTCCTGATTTCTGAAGCTTGTGCCCAGGACTTCGATAAAGCGCTATCGGAGTTCCTGGGCGGGCCGATGGCCGCTAGGCGCTTGGCCTAAGCCCATGTATCGACGTCGAGAACCGCTTGCGCAAATGCGGCGGGAGCCTCTTGAGGAAGATTGTGACCAATACCGCCCGATATCTGGCGGTGTTCGTACTTTCCTTTGAACTTGCCCGCATATGCCTTTGGGTCGGGGTGCGGCGCACCGTTGGCGTCACCCTCCATGGTGATCGTCGGGACCGAAATTTCCGGAGCCGTGGCAAGCTTTGCCTCGTACTTATCGAACCGCTTCTCTCCTGCCGTCAGCCCCAACCGCCACCGATAGTTGTGGGTTACGATCTCGACATGATCCGGATTGAGGAAGGCGGTCGCGCTTTGATCGAACGTGGCATCATCGAAGCCCCATTGCGGAGAGGCCAGTTTCCAGATCAGCTTCGCAAAATCGTTCGTGTATTTCGCGTAGCCCTCACGTCCGCGGTCGGTTGCGAAGTAGTACTGGTACCACCATTGCAGTTCAGCGGATGGCGGCAGAGGATTTCTTCCGGCGGCCTGGCTTCCGATCAGATAACCGCTGACCGAGACCAGCGCCTTGCACCGTTCGGGCCAAAGCGCAGCGACGATGTCAGCCGTGCGAGCTCCCCAATCGAAACCGGCAATGGTGGCCTGATCGATTTTGAGGACATCCATCAGTTTAATGGTGTCGATCGCGAGCGCTGACTGTTGGCCGTTGCGTTTGGTCTTTTTCGAGAGGAACGTGGTGCCGCCATATCCGCGAAGAAAGGGAATTATCACCCGATGCCCCTGTGCTGCCAATATCGGCGCGACTTCTGCGAAACTGTTGATGTCGTACGGCCAGCCGTGAAGTAGGATCACGGGTGAGCCGTTCTGCGCGCCGACGGCTGAGTAGGCGACTTTAAGATCGCCGGCATCGACAGTTTCGTTTGCTGTCAAGGGAGCCACGGTCTTCTGAACGCCGCTGGCCTGCTGCGCACGAGCGGTTCCGGCGATGGCGCCCAGCAGTCCGGTGGCTGTCAAACCCAAAGCGGCGCCGCCCAGGGAGCGGCGTGTCAGGCTGGCAATCTCGATGTTGCTCATGGTTTCGTTCTCCAGGGTAAGGCAAAAAGCACTTGTCCGCGATCGCGGCTGTTTGCGCGCGCTATCGACTGAGACTTTGGAGAGATGGACCGCGCTCCGCTACTAAACGAAGGTCTTGGTCATACAAAGGTATCGGCGATACCTATGTGCAATCCCGGACGGGACGCACTCGATTTATTCATTCTCCAGGATGGCGCTGAAACGCACGCATAGGAGATGACGATGTCGCATGATTACAAACCGTCGGGTTCCTCGTTCCCCGGGTTTGCGCTCCTAGTGGCTATCGCTGCCTTGGTTGTTGTGTTGGTGTCCGTGAGACAGCCGACGCAAGCTGCGCGGGTTTGGATTCCGGGTGCCTCGGCGGGCACAAATAGCCCGAGCCAAGGCGCGATCGCGAAATGTGCAACAACCTGCAGATCGATCGATCCCGCATAACACGGCTTGGATGGCGCAAACGCGTGAGAGCTTTTCCCTAGGCGGGCGGCCTCTTGGTCCCGAAGAAGTCTCGATGATGCGCGGGATTGTCAAGGAATACTGCGCACTGCGCCGCTGCGACAGGCAGGGAGATGTTGCGGAGGATGCCGCTCGATATCTGGTCAGCCTATATCAGCGCGGTTTAGGCCGCGAGGACCTTAGGAAGCTGCTTTTTGAAGAATGGGGTTAGGCTGGCCGAGGACGCCAGCGGCCTGGCCAACGGACGGTTCGCTGACAATGAACGGTGGCCGTGCCGCCGAAGCGCCAGCTTTCTGACGCATCAAACGGTTGCCTCTCTTTCAGTTGTAGAAATCAGGCAGAAGCTTGAGCCCGTCCGCCTGATGCTTGTCGTGATTGATAAAGAGCTGCGCATCGAATTCGCGCATGATTTGCTTGATCCGGTCCATGGACGAGATGGATTCGGGCTTGTCGACATTCAGTGCGGGAACGATGTCGCGCTCGAAATTGTCCTCAAGGTGAGCCACATCGCCGGACAGGATGACGTAACCGGTCTTGGCCAGATGAACCATCAGCGACTGGCTTCCCGGTGTATGCCCCGGTGTCGATAGCAATCTGACACTGCCGTCGCGGAACAAATCGACATCTCCGGTCACGAGTTCGAGACGGCGAGGATGTCCGAGCAGTTTCCGGGCGAGTCGCACGAGAGTGTTGAGGTTCGGGTCTGAAGGCGGAGGCGAATTGATCCAATTGTATTCGGCTTGCTGCATCACGACCGTCGCGTCCGGGAAAAGTCCGACGTTTCCGATATGGTCGCCGTGCGTATGCGAGACAAGGACATAGTCGATATCGGCGGGCTTCAGCCCGATTTG harbors:
- a CDS encoding MEDS domain-containing protein, with the protein product MTKALPDTIRFAGASLGTHRHVCAFFNGAENAFDVLAPFICDGFQCDHRAIHLVGADKREEHIARLRCEGIDTEASQRSGQLEIRSTVDTYLQNGRFEQDRMVEAFTALASGNADAKYPLSRIVCDMDWAADGQAHLQDLIEFESRVNDLWSQHDDVVICVYDLAKFGGDTIVDILRTHPLVVIGGILRENPFFIPPAQFLKELRARRSGKEEQSVAAE
- a CDS encoding D-cysteine desulfhydrase family protein, whose amino-acid sequence is MTDHDPLRSLPRERLMKGPTPIQRLARLEEVLGERSRGVSIWAKRDDLMELGGGGNKVRKLEFLIGQAKAEGCDTLVVTGGVQSNFARLAAAACARTGLACELVLAQMVPRNTEIYQANGNVLLDRLFGARIHILNPGEDAAGFAALRVAEIGETGRKAFMAPLGGSTTVGCLGYVDCAFELARQSTEIGVTFDQIVIPNGSGGMHAGLAAGLVIAGSHPSRIAAHTVLSPAEKCLTATAEKIDAVLKFLSIDARVAPADLRISEAQLGEGYGMPTSSMIEAVELLARSEGLLVDPVYGGKAFAGLLSDIESGAIAPQSNVLFIMTGGSPGLYAYADVLTAK
- a CDS encoding PAS domain-containing protein; translation: MNDILSITALPATWAGGDVDGIAGTLLDALRAILDVDFLLLRVDRHGDQPEMLMGRFSDTDVRAPSTLLANLLAAFGTSVGDWPHHAEFERGGSTFRLLTEKLGIQGKIGVLVAGSSLPSFPSEQDRIVVHVAASQAAIAVAEAFRVREDTRAAAARELNKVVDAIPVMAWSTLPDGRADFFNAHFLTYLGITTEQAAGWGWAAALHPEDSGRLQSVWTRLLASGAPGETEARLRRWDGQYRWFLFRANPVHGEDGSVVRWYGTNTDIDDRRRVEEELRRSAALMTQAQRLTVTGSVWWRPATGEIYWSDEAYRVAGQAVGTSPTVEMMFDRCHPEDLSIVRDLISNAMNYGQNVDLEHRLIMSDGAIKYVHVVLQNIGADPANPEFIGAVADITERKIAEENLRRSDVLLSEGQRISRTGTFSWKVETDEITFSDELNRIFGFEPGKVVDFDGIGQRVYEEDLPLLAAQMAEVRQGGDNPDYEIRLFVDGQVKHVRVVGRIIRHLDGSNECIGAVQDVSAQRIAELARDKLRSELAQLARVMSLSTMAASIAHEVNQPLSGIIMNASASLRMLSGSPPNIDGAVETAKRTIRDGNRASDVITRLRNLFKRGVATVEQLDLNEAIREVLGLLANDLQRGRITLTAELSAAPPLIMGDRVQLQQVIMNLLRNSTDAMTDIDPLQRKILVRTAFEHREIKVAVEDQGVGLALVDIERLFDAFHTTKPNGMGIGLSVSRSIIEAHGGRIWAEANPSGGAIFSFSLPIYGGAGSERPLSELNS
- a CDS encoding SDR family NAD(P)-dependent oxidoreductase, yielding MTITGKGTALITGASSGLGAIYADRLARRGYDLVLVARNQDALNRVAKNLSSSTGRNVTTVRADLEQRNDLLKVEGILRSDPTITMLVNNAGVGAVEPLLMSDVEAMERMIKVNVTALTRLVYAVAPSFVARDNGTIVNMASALGIAPEILNGVYGATKAFVIALTFSLQKELAEKNIRIQAVLPGAVGTPFWDASGGSLDRLPSNIVMKPDDTVDAALAGLDMGELITLPSVPDEDDWNAYEAARQKLMPNLSRSVPASRYGIPTAAH
- a CDS encoding VOC family protein — protein: MTIQESVRATTTVEGNVDMKLEVIVIPVSDVDRAKSFYTGLGWRLDADVSGNDGFRVVQVTPPGSPCSVIFGSKITSAQPGSAQGLHLIVSDIELAHAALASRGAEMSGVFHDAGGLFHRRGTEGRLAGPHPSRASYGSFASFSDPDGNGWVFQEVTTRLPGRIDAKGAAYTSATDLAGALRRAATAHGEHEKRTGGNHDENWPDWYSEYMLAEQAGSTLPT